In the genome of Pseudanabaena mucicola str. Chao 1806, the window ATTTTATATAAATCAATATTTACTGACTGTTGCCTTCATTCCCGATACAATCGCGGCGATCGCCCTAAAGCATAATCCGATGTTACCCCCTATTGCAGGATTCTCGCTTGTCCTCACTGCTGTGACAATGTCGGTCGGATTACGTCGTTCCTATCATGTTTCATGGATTAAAGCGTTCGTGCAAACGGCTTCGGCAATGATCTATATGTTGCACTGGATTCCTGTGATTGCTAGCGTCACCTTGCGGATGTGCGTCCAGCCAAAGCTTCTCAAATGGGTAAAAACTCAACATCAAGGTGCTGGCAATACTTTACTCGAGGACATCGAATTGCAAGAGGTAAATAATAATGCCTGATTGGATTGTTATTGGTGGTGGAATTACGGGGATAGCACTGAGTTATGAACTGCAAAAAATAGGATGTTCAGTGTTGCTCATCGAGCAGCATCAGAAACTCCAAGGATCTAGCAGTATTAGCTATAGCGGTATTTCCTACTGGGGTGCAACCACAGCGATCACCCGTATTCTCAGTGAAGAAGGAATTTCCCGACAACGCAATTTATCTAATGAATTAGGAATGGATACTGAGTTTCGTGAGTTAGACCTCCTCTTAACTCTCGAACCTGAAGCTGATTTGCAAGCAATTATTAATCAATACAATCATTGCGCGATCGCTCCCACTTTACTTGATGCTCAAGAAGCTCATGAACGTGAACCCCTTCTCAATACTCAAGGAATTAGTGGTGCATTACTACTTCCCCATGCTCATTGTAATCTCGATTTCTTTGTGCGTGGTTGTACCGATGCTTTCCAAGGATTAGGTGGCAAAGTTGTCTATGCAAAAGTTGAGAATTTATTAATTTTAGGTGATCGCGTTACTGGGGTATGTACGCCTGAAGGCGATTTTCAGGCTGCTCAGGTATGTGTATGTGCAGGCGGTATGTCTCGTGCTTTACTCAAAAAATCTGGGATTAACGCCAGAATTTATTTCACCCATGCCGAAGTAATCGTGACCGAGCCTGTCGATCTGGAATTGCGAACAATGGTTATGCCTGCTTCGACAAAGCGTTATGCCCTAGAAGCATCTACAACTGATGCGGAAAAGGAGAAGCTTTGGGATGCGATAGGTCAAGAACTTTTGCCACCTTCAATTGATGCAGGTGCAATTCAATTTCGCGATCGCCGAATCAGATTTGGACAATTAAGTCGCGTTCTGACCGATCCCGACGCAGCGATCGATCCTGTTGCCAGTGAAGTCAATATTCGTGCTTCCGTCAGTCAGATTTTGCCGAAAGTAGCAGAACTAAAAGGTCAATGGCAACATTGTTTAGTTGCATTCAGTAATGACAGCTTACCTCTCATTGGTGCAGTCAATGAATATGAGAACCTCCATTTGTTCTCAGGGTTCACTAGTCCTACTGTCTATGCTTTACCCCTAGCAAGAAGGTTTGCTGCCCATGTCACTGGTAAAACCGATGAGATTATCCAACAACTTTCTCCCAATCGCTTTTGGAATAATAAGTAGCTCAACTTAATTAAAACCCAGACCAGAGTTTTGTTCCGCCCGCTAAGCGGGCGGAACAAAACTCTCGGTTTTTAGTTTACTTATATCTATCTACTTAGATGAATGAGAACTTATGCAAACCGAACGAATTTATTAGGTTTGAGGTAGATTTGGTAGGAATTACGCAAAATAACCAACAACTCAAGTTCTTGGCTGAAAGCTAAAGTCAGCTAAAGCAGACTAAGGAAATTCTATGATCAACCCGTTGAAACGGGTTTAAGCTTTTAGCCCGTAATTTATTACAGGGCTATTGCGTAAGTCCTAAAATCTAGGATTACAAACTTAAATGTTCAATAATTACGGACTATTGAGGCTTTAAGTAAGCGCAAAGTGCTGTATTGGTAATCTGACGGTACTGAAGACGGTATAAGTGATGAACTATTTGCAGAAGGCATTCCCAAGTAAAGATATTGTAAGTAGCTCGGCATAATTACAACCCCGAAAAATGTGGGGGAATAACTCTGCATTTCAATTACTTGAAAAGCGCTATATTTAGCCAAAGTAGAACTGCAACCTCATCCAGCAAAAACAATTTATGACCAATACACAAATTCCTGTTGTTGTCTCTGGTGCGACAGGTAAAATGGGGCGCGAAATTATCAAAGCAATCGCCCAAGCGCCTGATATGTATCTTGTAGGTGCGCTCGGGCGAAAGCATCTTGGCGAAGATATAGGCGAAGTCATTGGTATTGGTGAATTAGAAATACCTATAACCGATAATCTCGAAGTTGTCCTTGCTCAAGCTGCCCAAGAATCACAACTACCCGTCATGATTGATGTTACTCATCCCAGCATTATCTATGAAAATATTCGATCTGCGATCGCCTATGGTGTGCGTCCTATTGTCGGCACAACGGGCTTAAATGAAAAACAAATTGATGATCTTGCCATTTTTGCGGACAAGGCAAGTACAGGATGTATTATTGCCCCCAATTTCTCCGTTGGCGTAATTTTAATGCAACAAGCCGCGATTGCTGCTGCCAAATATTTCCAGCATGTGGAAATCATTGAATTACACCACAATCAAAAAGCCGATGCCCCTAGTGGCACAGCAATTAAAACCGCACAGATGCTCTCAGAACTAGGTCAATCATTTAATACAGCGATTGTCGAAGAAAAAGAACATCTCACAGGCGCAAGAGGTGCGTCCTATGGCGAAAATATTCGCATTCACAGTGTCCGTGTGCCAGGATTAGTTGCTCGGCAAGAAGTGATCTTTGGTGCAATTGGTGAAACTTTAAAAATTGAACATAATGCCAGCGATCGCACTTGCTATATGGCAGGAGTTTTGATCTGTGTCCGCAAAGTGCTTGCCCTCAAGTCATTAGTTTATGGACTAGAAAAATTACTTTAAATAGCTCATATCACCCAAGCCTAACTTGAAGTGTTGCCCGCATAGCGGACAACACTTCAGCAGGAATCTATCGTTGTGAGTAATACCCCTAAGGAAATTTGAAGCTCCGTCCTATCCGCAAAAGCCATGTTTTCCTAGATCTCTAGACGATGGGGGTGTATTGTTTGAGGTTGTTTTTTAGCTGATTTAGACAAGTTTCTTTTCCGACAAAAAAGCCTTTGCAATGCAAAGGCTTTTTTTGTCGGAAAAGAATACCCCCAGGGGAATTCGAATCCCCGTCGCATCCGTGAAAGGGATGTGTCCTAGGCCTCTAGACGATGGGGGCGTGTTCTTGACCTTTACTAAGATACCTAGCCAGTTGCGAGTTTGTCAACACTTCAAGAAAACTTTATTAAATTTGGTGATGACGCTTTGCCTCACCACCAAATTTAAACCAACGCGAGTTCGGGATAGTTTGAAACAGGCTTTGAGAGAGGGTTTGCTACGCAAACCCTCTCTCAAAGCCAAAAAGTAAAAACCTTGCTAGGCAAAGCTTTTACTTTTTGGCTTTTAAAATTTACCAGCTTAAACTGAACTGACGTTAAACCAAATTTAATCTGATTCATGTTTTGGGATTAAGTGATTGCGGGGCGAATCCCATAGTTACGGTAACGCCAGTAGTCTTGCAAAATTTGGGCATGATCAAAACATAATTGGCTGGGCATTTCCCCTGCTGCAAAGATACCTACAGACTTAGCATCATCATCGGCTTTCGGTTCCCCCACTGCCTCTGCTATATATACAGTGCTAATCGTATGTAAACGTTCATCACGACGAGGATCGGAATAAATACCAAGTAAATCGATTAACTCAACCTTTAAGCCTGTTTCTTCTGCAGCCTCACGCCTAGCCGCATCTTCTAAACGTTCACCATAGTCCACAAATCCCCCTGCGATTGCCCACCCATAGGGCGGATTCAGCCGTTCAATTAACACGATTGGATGATGTTGGTGATCACGCAGGGCAATGATGATATCAACTGTAGGAATAGGGTTTCGATATGTCACTTGATTAGTCATGTGGGTAAAATAAAATCCCGCAAAAATCGCAATATTCAAAAGCTCAACATTATTGTGAACTATATGGTTCACCGCAAAGTGCAATGCACTCCAAGAGAGTAATTACAGCTACAAAATGCAGCTTTACACTAAGTTATCATTCAGATCCATAATCCGAGAGCTACAAGCATTACTCGGCAGGAGAGTATTTCTTTGATTCCGATCAGTATAGAAATTGTAGAAGGTAATCCGAATCTTGCCTCTCTCTTGGGTTGGCATTTACAGCAAATTGGCTATTCGGTATTTCAAGCAGTCAGTGGTCAGCAAGCAAAGTTGGTATTTCAAAAGCAACAGCCAAGTTTGGTGATTTTGAGTACGGATTTACCTGACGGGGATGGGATTGAGCTATGTCGTTGGTTGCATAAGCAAAGAAGTTCTTTGATTTTTGTGATTTCATCGCAAACCAGTGAGCCTGACATCGTAGAAGGATTGAAAGCTGGCGCAGACGATTATTTGACGAAACCTTTCGGAATGCAAGAGTTTTTAGCAAGGGTAGAGGCGTTAACTCGCAGATTACGCACCTCAGCGCCACCTGCTAGCCTTGACTATGGTGCATTAAAAATTGATTTAGTGCAGCGACAGGTCAGACTCAAAGGCAGTGCAATCGATCTCACGCCGCAGGAGTTTAGCTTGCTCTATGTTCTTGCTCAATCGGAGGGTTTAGCCCTAAGTCGTGCAGAGCTTTTACAAAGAGCTTGGCCAGATGAAATTAATAATCCGCGCACTGTGGATACCCATGTTTTATCACTGCGGAAAAAATTAGAGGTTGATCCTCAGCAGCCCAATTTAATTCAAACAGTGCGAAATATTGGTTATCGCTTTAATCCAGAAGCGTTATCGCGCCAGCCGATACGCCAAAATCCACAAAATACAAATAACACCAATAGCGATCGCCCGCCACAGTTCACTGCGCCCCCTAGTCGCTCCTTTGCCAAGTATTAGGAATTTGAGATTGATTTGCATCAGTTACAGCCTTCGATATATTCTACCTCTGGTAACTTACCCGCTCTATAACGTAAAACCTTTTGTCCATCTGTCTCAAAAATTACTCGATAATTGCTATCTTCTTGATCCCTAGGAATGAAGACTAGGTAATGTCCCCCAAACCTGATGTAAGGGTGCTTTTGAACATGGATTTGTCCTTGATAGAGATATTTAACTCGTTCTTCCGAATCACCGATTTTTGCACCACGAAAAGTTGTAACTCTAGGGTTATCTATATCAACTCTTACAATGCGATAGTTAGACACCATAAAACTAACTCCATCTAACCCGCCGACAGGTTTGAAGTAAGTACAATATTTAGGATCACCTCCATAGACTTTCTTCATGTTTAGCCCTGAAGCTTTCACAGCCTCAGAAATTGTCTGTCCTATTAAAACTGACCCTATACCATTTGTGCCCACTTGAGATTCTTCAGTTAAAGTTACTTGAGCAAAACTTGGCAAAGCTCCTGTAATGATTGAAACGTAAACAATGACTAAACTAATCCAAGGGATAGAATTTTTCATACTTCATTGAGTCCAGTAAGGTTTTGATAATTTTGATAAATGAGTTGTACTAAACCCGTATCAAAAGTCTGGTAACTCTCCAAACTTAAGGTCAAAGTAGGCAATTGTGGCGCAAATTAAAGTAAAACTCGTGCCTGAAATAATCGGGTATATTAACAGAATCAATTTAACCATCAGATGCGTCTCTAAAGTTAAATTCTCATCTTGTATCTGCTCATAGGTATTGCATTCGATAATTACAGCCTACTGATGCTTTGAGTAGTACAAAAATATTTCTGAGTTTTTAAGTGAGCGCAAAGCGCCTTAATAAACAAACGATCAAACTATAAAAGTCCTCATAGCCATAATATTTAGATCGGTAAAAGTCAATCTAACTAACCAGAACTACGCGCAACATAGCCATCTAAGCTAGTAGCAATGTACAAAATTAGTTGTCCCATTGCAGAAAATCTAATCGTTTTCAGGAAACCAGCGATCTTTAGATCCCCATTAAATGATATTTTGAGAAGCAGTTAGCTTTATATGTGAGCGCAAAAAGTTAAACCAAAAGTTAAACAAAAAGTTAAGCTTTTATAGTTTGATGTATTGCATTTTCTTGCATATATCTATTTGCACGTCATTTCATTGCAAATTTTTTAGATTCTGAGTTAAGAGGCTGGAGTAAACAGCAAGCATGGTAACAACCGCAGAGAAAGTATCAGTCGGGCGCATCACCAAGATCATCGGTCCTGTGGTCGATGCCGAATTCCCCAGTGGCAAAATCCCCGAAATTTATAACGCCGTTGTCGTAACTGGCAAAAACTCCGCAGGACAAGACATCAATGTCACCTGTGAAGTACAACAATTACTAGGTGACAACCAAGTACGTGCTGTTGCGATGAGTACTACTGACGGCATCGTTAGAGGTATGGATGTAACGGACACAGGCGCACCGATTAGCGTTCCTGTTGGACCTAACACCCTCGGTCGTATCTTCAATGTATTAGGCGAACCTATTGATGAATTAGGTCCTGTTACTACAGAAGAAACATTCCCTATTCACCGTCCATCTCCTGCATTTACATCCTTAGAGACCAAACCTAGCACCTTTGAAACGGGCATTAAGGTAATTGACCTTCTTGCACCCTATCGACGTGGTGGCAAAATTGGTCTATTTGGTGGTGCTGGTGTTGGCAAAACCGTATTAATCCAAGAATTAATTAACAACATCGCCAAAAAGCACTCTGGGGTGTCGGTGTTTGGTGGTGTAGGCGAACGTACCCGCGAAGGTAACGACCTCTACAACGAAATGAAAGAATCGGGCGTACTTCAGTACCTCGCTCTTGTTTATGGTCAAATGAACGAGCCACCTGGAGCGCGTATGCGTGTCGGCTTAACCGCTTTGACCATGGCAGAATATTTCCGTGATGTGTCCAAGCAAGACGTATTGTTGTTCATTGACAACATCTTCCGCTTTACTCAAGCTGGTTCCGAAGTATCGGCACTACTTGGTCGGATGCCATCGGCTGTGGGTTATCAGCCAACTCTTGCTACCGACATGGGTGCTTTGCAAGAACGCATCACCTCCACCACTGAAGGATCTATTACCTCGGTACAAGCGGTATATGTACCTGCGGATGATTTGACTGACCCCGCACCTGCAACCACCTTTGCTCACCTTGATGCAACTACTGTATTGTCTCGTGGTTTGGCTTCTAAGGGGATTTATCCTGCGGTAGACCCTCTCGATTCCTCTTCGACCATGTTACAACCAGGGGTTGTTAGCGATGAGCATTACCGTGTAGCTCGTGGTGTACAGGCAATTCTTCAACGCTACAAAGAACTTCAAGATATCATCGCCATCTTGGGGCTTGATGAACTTTCTGAAGAAGACAAGTTAGCTGTAGCTCGTGCTCGTAAGATTGAGCGTTTCTTGTCTCAGCCCTTCTTTGTTGCCGAAGTATTTACTGGTTCTCCTGGTAAGTATGTCACCCTCGAAGAAAGCATCAATGGCTTTGATCGTATCCTTAAGGGTGAACTCGATGATCTCCCTGAGCAAGCTTTCTACCTCGTTGGCAACATCGAAGAAGCGATCGCTAAGGCAGAAAAGCTCAAGGCTGGTAATTAATTTAGGTGATTGGGAATTGGTGATTGGTGATTGGAAATTAATTTTTTGCTCAAGTTGGCAAAAGATTGATTAGTTAATAATTTTGCAATTACCAATCACCTATTACCCATTACCCATTACCCATCACCCATTACCAAATATTTTAAAAAATGACCCTAACTGTAAAAGTAATCTCCCCAGATCACACGATTCTGGATACTGTCGCAGAGGAAGTGATCTTACCGAGTTCCACGGGACAACTTGGTATTTTAACTGGTCACGCTCCTCTGATTTCCGCACTAGAAACAGGCGTATTACGTTTTCGGAAAGACAAAGCTTGGGCAGCCGTCGCTCTTACAGGTGGTTTTGCTGAAGTTGAAGAAAATGAAGTAACCGTTTTGGTGCGTAATGGCGAACTTGGCAGTGAAATCAATGCTGAAGAAGCTCGTCAAGAATTGGCAAAAGCTGAGCAAGATCTGGCTAATATCAAGCCTGATGATAAGCAAGGCAAAATTCAAGCTGAACAACATTTGCGTACTGCTCGCGCTAGAGTGCAAGCAACTACTCCGATTTAAGTCATTTAATTATTGGTAGTGCTGCAAAGTAATTTTTTTAGTAATTGTGTTGCGGGCGCTTCGCGCCCGCAACACAATTACATTGCATAACTACCCAATTATTTGACTAAAAAAGCACTCATCTTAAACGAGTGCTTTTTTAGTCAATGGGTGTAGCCAAAATCTTTTTGAGGGCAGTGATGCCTTTTTTGAGTTGTCGTGAAACTGTGATGGCACTAATGCCTAGAGTTTCCGCAACTTCACGATGCGTAAATTCTTTTAAAAATACAAACTCGACGACTTCGCGGGTACGATCTTCTAATAGATCAAGAGCTTGTTGTAAACGAATACTATCTTCTTGGGCAAGTTGAAAGCTTTGATATTTATGATCTGTGACGAGATCGCCGATGGATGTTGAGCTATCTTCACTCTGCTCGACTGGAGTATCGAGACTAATGGGCGAACGGTTTTGGCAAGCGAGTTTGATGTCGTACCACTCGCTGACGCTAATACCTAGCTCATCTGCAACTTCTTGGCTGGAAGGCTCATGACCAGTTTCGGTACGCTTGTTGCGAATGAACTTACAGCCTTGATTGTAGGTAGTGAGCCAAGCACGCGGCATTCTTAACGTTGGACTCTTATCGCGTAAATAATGTTGTATTTCTCCTTTGATATAAGGTACGGCAAATGAACTAAAAGCATTGCCTTTGCTGACATCAAAGCGCTCGATCGCATTAATCAAGCCAATAGAACCAACCTGCATCAAGTCTTCAAAACTTTCTTGACATTGATTTTTCCAGTGATAGGCTTCACGTCTTACCAAGCCAATATTGAGGTTAACGAGTTGATTACGAAGTTCAGTTGTGGGATTCATACGGTAATCTTGCAAAATTTCGAGAGTTTCCTGCTTGCGTGTAGCCGTTGGGGTAATATCAATTTCCCGTTCATTCTGTGGTTCATTACGGCTATCTAGGTTTTGACTCTGTAAAAAATTCACTAAGTGTTGATAGATCTGTGATCGCGCAAATTCTGAAAAATCAATATCTTTTTCTAGATTAAATTGGGATAAAGCCTTTTTAAATCCTAATTTACCAATTTCTAGTAATTCACGATCACTTAACCGACGCTCTGCAGTTCGACGATTAGATACACGACGCTCAGAAGTAACTGGTCGATCACGTGATCGTTGATTGCCAATCCTTGTTTGATTGATTAGAGAGATGGGTAAAGTAGCGATCGTTTCCCGAATCAAGCCCATATAAATTTCGACAATTTGCTCTTGCAAGTTTTCCGATGATGAAACTCGATAGGCTCTTAACAGAAGCAATATATTCTCATTTTTTGAAGAATTTGAATCTAATCGCATAGGGCAGCCATCCTCAAAGACGTATGCGGCTAGAAGATACGCCTAACATGTAACAAGAGAGTTTTGCATACATGTGCTTGATACCTATGATTGTCCCTTGCTCATAGACATGTAGAAAGATTTGATTCCCTGAAATTTTTATCAACCCCAATTCTGATTTAGTGTAAGACTACACAAAGATATAAGCAATATAAAACGTGAATCTTATACTATCTAAATCTTAATGTGCATTTTTATATCCTAGATTATACAAGTATCTATATCCTAAATCGAAGCGAAATCTCAAAATAGAATTAAGATTACTCTAAGAATTTGCGGAAGTTTCACTTTTACAGACCCTTAGACTATCATAATCATTACTTCGTCTCCTAATGGGACATAGGTCTGATTGACACGCATAACGGCGATTGCATTTGTGCTGATTGTACTCATTAAATTGCCAGAACTATAGTTATTAATTGGCTGAAAAATTGGGTTCCCATTGTAATAGGTGAGTTGCCCCCAGAGATAGGTTTCCCGTCTACCTTGAGCGTGCAAATCTTTAGCAGTAATAGCTTTGATAAATTGAGGATACCAATAATTACTATTTGCTCCACTTAATTTCGTGATTGCACCACGAATAAATCGCCAGAAACTCATCATTGCCGAAACAGGATTTCCAGGAACTCCAAAATAGAGCATGATATCTTCACTCTCATTCACATTAATAGATCGATTGAGGGATGCAACGGTTAGGGGTTTACCTGGTTTAATTGCTACTGAACATACATGGATATTCGCTCCCATTTTTTCGAGAATTTCACCGATATAATCATAATCACCAACGGAAACTCCCCCCGAAGAAATTATCATATCGGCAGAGGCGATCGCCTTTCTGATTACAAGCTCCATTTCGGCTTGATCAT includes:
- a CDS encoding NAD(P)/FAD-dependent oxidoreductase — its product is MPDWIVIGGGITGIALSYELQKIGCSVLLIEQHQKLQGSSSISYSGISYWGATTAITRILSEEGISRQRNLSNELGMDTEFRELDLLLTLEPEADLQAIINQYNHCAIAPTLLDAQEAHEREPLLNTQGISGALLLPHAHCNLDFFVRGCTDAFQGLGGKVVYAKVENLLILGDRVTGVCTPEGDFQAAQVCVCAGGMSRALLKKSGINARIYFTHAEVIVTEPVDLELRTMVMPASTKRYALEASTTDAEKEKLWDAIGQELLPPSIDAGAIQFRDRRIRFGQLSRVLTDPDAAIDPVASEVNIRASVSQILPKVAELKGQWQHCLVAFSNDSLPLIGAVNEYENLHLFSGFTSPTVYALPLARRFAAHVTGKTDEIIQQLSPNRFWNNK
- the dapB gene encoding 4-hydroxy-tetrahydrodipicolinate reductase, whose translation is MTNTQIPVVVSGATGKMGREIIKAIAQAPDMYLVGALGRKHLGEDIGEVIGIGELEIPITDNLEVVLAQAAQESQLPVMIDVTHPSIIYENIRSAIAYGVRPIVGTTGLNEKQIDDLAIFADKASTGCIIAPNFSVGVILMQQAAIAAAKYFQHVEIIELHHNQKADAPSGTAIKTAQMLSELGQSFNTAIVEEKEHLTGARGASYGENIRIHSVRVPGLVARQEVIFGAIGETLKIEHNASDRTCYMAGVLICVRKVLALKSLVYGLEKLL
- a CDS encoding NUDIX hydrolase, with product MTYRNPIPTVDIIIALRDHQHHPIVLIERLNPPYGWAIAGGFVDYGERLEDAARREAAEETGLKVELIDLLGIYSDPRRDERLHTISTVYIAEAVGEPKADDDAKSVGIFAAGEMPSQLCFDHAQILQDYWRYRNYGIRPAIT
- a CDS encoding response regulator transcription factor — protein: MIPISIEIVEGNPNLASLLGWHLQQIGYSVFQAVSGQQAKLVFQKQQPSLVILSTDLPDGDGIELCRWLHKQRSSLIFVISSQTSEPDIVEGLKAGADDYLTKPFGMQEFLARVEALTRRLRTSAPPASLDYGALKIDLVQRQVRLKGSAIDLTPQEFSLLYVLAQSEGLALSRAELLQRAWPDEINNPRTVDTHVLSLRKKLEVDPQQPNLIQTVRNIGYRFNPEALSRQPIRQNPQNTNNTNSDRPPQFTAPPSRSFAKY
- the atpD gene encoding F0F1 ATP synthase subunit beta, with the translated sequence MVTTAEKVSVGRITKIIGPVVDAEFPSGKIPEIYNAVVVTGKNSAGQDINVTCEVQQLLGDNQVRAVAMSTTDGIVRGMDVTDTGAPISVPVGPNTLGRIFNVLGEPIDELGPVTTEETFPIHRPSPAFTSLETKPSTFETGIKVIDLLAPYRRGGKIGLFGGAGVGKTVLIQELINNIAKKHSGVSVFGGVGERTREGNDLYNEMKESGVLQYLALVYGQMNEPPGARMRVGLTALTMAEYFRDVSKQDVLLFIDNIFRFTQAGSEVSALLGRMPSAVGYQPTLATDMGALQERITSTTEGSITSVQAVYVPADDLTDPAPATTFAHLDATTVLSRGLASKGIYPAVDPLDSSSTMLQPGVVSDEHYRVARGVQAILQRYKELQDIIAILGLDELSEEDKLAVARARKIERFLSQPFFVAEVFTGSPGKYVTLEESINGFDRILKGELDDLPEQAFYLVGNIEEAIAKAEKLKAGN
- the atpC gene encoding ATP synthase F1 subunit epsilon: MTLTVKVISPDHTILDTVAEEVILPSSTGQLGILTGHAPLISALETGVLRFRKDKAWAAVALTGGFAEVEENEVTVLVRNGELGSEINAEEARQELAKAEQDLANIKPDDKQGKIQAEQHLRTARARVQATTPI
- a CDS encoding RNA polymerase sigma factor SigF; translation: MRLDSNSSKNENILLLLRAYRVSSSENLQEQIVEIYMGLIRETIATLPISLINQTRIGNQRSRDRPVTSERRVSNRRTAERRLSDRELLEIGKLGFKKALSQFNLEKDIDFSEFARSQIYQHLVNFLQSQNLDSRNEPQNEREIDITPTATRKQETLEILQDYRMNPTTELRNQLVNLNIGLVRREAYHWKNQCQESFEDLMQVGSIGLINAIERFDVSKGNAFSSFAVPYIKGEIQHYLRDKSPTLRMPRAWLTTYNQGCKFIRNKRTETGHEPSSQEVADELGISVSEWYDIKLACQNRSPISLDTPVEQSEDSSTSIGDLVTDHKYQSFQLAQEDSIRLQQALDLLEDRTREVVEFVFLKEFTHREVAETLGISAITVSRQLKKGITALKKILATPID